The genomic stretch TAGTCCCCCTGAAAGAAGATAACAAATTCATCGGTGCCTTCACCGCCGTCATAGATTTCACCGGCCACCAATTCAGATGGGTCGACCAAGAGGAAAAAATCGTCTCCACCTTCTCCAAACTGCCTGTCCAGCCCTGCGCCGCCTTCTAGGTCGTCATCGCCGCCGCCGCCCCTGAGCGTGTCGTCCCCCAAACCGCCAAACAGCCTGTCATTGCCGCCGTTGGCAGTCCCTATGCCGTCAATGATGCGCTGATCACCGAACAGTTGATCATTGCCTGCACCGCCAATCAAACTGTCATCACCGCCAAATAGCACCGCGCCATCCTCGACCGTGCCAACGTCGCCAACCAAGACATCGTTGAGGTCAGTGCCTGTAATTGTGTCGTTACCACCTGTTGCAGTCGTGGCGTTCGATACCGCATCGCCAAACGCGGTCACAGCCCGCGTACTGGTGGAGAAGTCCATAATGTCATTGCCACCAGTCAGCGTTCCGATGGCCCGCTCAACATCACCAGACGCAAGGTTTTTTGGTGCCAACCCCGAAATGCTGTCGTTGCCGCCCTGCAAGGTGGCAGAAAAACCAACGGTGAAAAAATCTCCGAAGTACTGCGTACTGCTATATTCGAAGCTGCCATCAGTCGTGTTCAGAGGCGGTTGAGGCTCAGATTCAAATAGGCGCATGACATCATTGCCACCTGTCACATTGCCTGAATTCAGGTCTCGTCCGTCACCGGCAACTTCGTTGTCTACGCGCTGATTAAGCGTGAAATCGTCGTCCCCATCAAAAATGAGCGACCAAAGCTCGTCTGTATCGAGGCCTGGAAGTGAGGCCACATCGAGATCTAGATCACTGATTGTGAGGCTGGATTCACGGGTCTCAACACCTACCGGGCGGCGTACGCGCACCCCCCATTCCGTTCCAACAATGAGCGTGTTGATGTTCCCGGCCGTTGGGAAAACCAGGTCACCGACATCTTCGCCATAAACAAACCCGCTCCCCTGAAAATGAGCCACAGTTTCTACACTTCGGGCCGTGAGGACGCCTTTGAAGGCTGTCAGCCTGAGCTGGATGGTGGCCTGAAATTCGGTCTCGTTGGCGATTTCGCGCACGTCATCCCCGGTCGCGCCCTCCGGTATCGTTCCATTGATCGCGAGAGGATCGTTGTAGAACATCGATTGGCCAGGTGCCAATGATTGGGAAATGACGGTGGCCATTGGAAGAATCCTCTTCTTGCGCTACTAGTTAACACTTCACGTTGCTTTGGCAGGGCGAACCTTGTCGGCTGAAAACTCATAGGTTCCCCCCATGTACTGGAACCCCATTTTCGACAGAAAACGATGCGTTTGCTTCAACCGAAACCCAGACGTCACCTGCACGCCAATCTTTTTTGCACCGCCATTCACTGCGCGGCGCATCAGCGATCGCAATAGCATGAAACTAGCTACGGTATGTCGGGCTTCGGGCTGGACATAGAGCGCCTGACAGGACACCATGATATCTTCAGAAAAAAAGTCTTCCACAGCAATGGAGTACAAAAAACCAGCAAGGTGTTCGTCCGCGCCTTGTCTGCGCGAGGCAACCAGACTGAGATCGCCATTTTTGCCTGTCAGAGCGTGTTCAAAACCGCGATCAAACTTACTTTGTTTCAGGTGTTTTTCGGGACCAGAGATTTCAGCGTAGGCTGATCGGCATAACCTTAGGATCTCCGCGCGATCCCTTTCTTCGAGTTTGCGAATTTCGATATTTGAGTTTCCGAGAACACGTCGAGCTTGGCTGCGAGCAGAGTATTCCAACTAGAAGTTCTCCATCAAAAGTACCTACCCCCTTCAGGGGTGTTCGAAACAAGTTGGCTGATAAAATTTTGATGAAGCCTAGGGCGAGCTCGAAAAATAGTCCACCAAAATGGTCTAGTGAATCGCTCCGAGTTTGTCGGAGACCATCAATTAAAGTAAGCATGATGGTTCTGACAAAAAGCAAAATGGCAAATCGCCACTCGCCTGAGGTCCGCGTCCGCGCGGCCCATATGGTGTCTGAGCATCAAGGCTCCTATGAAACGCAGGCGGGTCCGATCGCCGCCATTGCACCCTAGATCGGCTGTATTCCCCAGACCTTGAGTGGATGGGGTAAGCAGGCCGAGACAGACAGTGGCATACGCGACGGTGTCACGACCGCGGAACGTGATCGCATCAAGACCCTGGAACGACAGAACCGTGAACTGCGCCAGGCGAATGAAATTCTCCGCAAGGCGTCAGCGTTTCACCTCCCACTCGAACCCGTGGCGTGACGGGTTCGACTTTGCGCAGGCGGAACTCGACCGCTCACTGAAGCGAGGATCGCCTTCATTCACTGCCCGGCAGGTCATTGCGCAGCAATCTCTCGAGAGGGAACATTCCATCACCGCCTGGCATGCCTCGCTGATCCGTCCAAAGCTTTGGCGCGGCATCAGCGTGACACGGAGCTGCGGCCTGAGATCAAAAGGGTCGCCACGGGCAATATCTATCCATTCGCCATACCGAGCGTTTGGCCGAAGCAGGCATTGAACCATCGGTCGGCAGCGTCGGGGATTCTTACGACAACGCCCTCGCTGAGACGAAAAATGGTCTCTACAAAACCGAACTGGTCCACTGCCAGAGGCCATGGCGCAACATGCAGGATCTGGAAATGGCCACTCTCGGCTGGGTCGATTTGGACCTGTCACGGTTTGATGCCGCTCCTTTGATAGCAATTACTGCAACAAAGCGCCCCACATACTGGTGGACGTTTGTTTTGAGCGCCATCGAGACACCGTGACGCGCGGCTAGTTCGGGATCCAGTTGGGTGGGTTCGCTGACGACAGGCAAAAGCTCCACCGCCCCGTAAACAAGCGCGGTGGAGGCCTTTTGACCCTGGCTCAGGTCAAGTCATGCGACGCCCAGATGTTCGGCGAACCATGCACATTGCGCCGGGGCCGAGATATCGAACGGCGCATCGGTATAGGCCTCGAAATGTGCGCAGTCGAGGATCAAGAGTTTCTTAGGCTCCATGGCATTTTCATAGGCCCGCAAGGTCAGATCCGCTGGCGTCAAATGATCATGACGGCCCGCGACCAGCATCAAGGGCGTGGGCGCGATGCGCGACACCCAGTTTCCGGGCTCATATTCGGTAAACAGCTCCATCGACCGCAGGGTGATGTCGTTTTCCCATGCGCCGCGGTCCTGGTCGCTCAAGCCAAAGAAAAACTCCCGGCTGTCATCTGTCGGCAAGGCGCAAGGGTCGCCTTCTTTCTCGCCAACGACCGGCAGGCGGAGCGGCGCGTCGCCGTTCAACCGCCCGGTGCGATCTGCTGCAAATCCGGCACGCAGGCCCGCCCAGTGATCGGAACGCACAAGGCGCTGCGCATTCTCCAGACCATAGACAAGCGGCACCTGGCTGACGACGCATTTGACCCTTCGATCCTTGGCCGCGATCACCAGAACATGTCCGCCAGAGTAGCTGGACCCCCAAATGCCGATCTGCTCGGCATCGACCGAATCCAGTTGCTGCGCATAGGTAATCGCGTCGCGATAGTCCGCAATCTGCTGGTCAGGGTCGATCTCGCCGCGCGGCTGTCCGCCGCTGCTGCCGAGGTTGCGGTTGTCGTAAACCAGCACGTTCATACCAGCATTCTGGAACGTCTCGGCAAAGCCTGACAGGTGCATTTCCTTGGTCGCCGAGAACCCGTGCGCCATGATGATACAGGGCGCCAGGGTCGCTTCGGTTTGGTAGAACCAGCCGACAAGCTCGGTGCCGTCTTCGGTCTTGAAGCTTACATCTTTTCTCATGAAATCCTCCCATTTCAGATGAAGCAGTGTGCATGCGATGGACGCCCTGTTCTTGACTGCCAGCGCATTATTGTTTGATCGTGGGTGCAAGTCGGGAGGAAGATTGATGGCCATAGAGCGCTGGACCAACGCCCTGGAAGACAAGGCGCACCAGTTTGATGCGTGGAGTGAAGGGTTGAATGCCTCGCATCAGACCTGGTCTTTGGGCGCGCACCGGGGGCGCCGCGCGGATGGGTTCAAGGCGACTGTCTCGTCGCGTGTTGGGTCCGGGTTTTCGATTATCGAATGCGGTTGTGATCCGTGTCATGGCACCCGTGGGCACCGGGAAATCGGGAACAGCGATGACGCGTATTTTGGGCTGCTTGGACTGAGGTCTGGTCGTGAACACGTGGTTCAGGAGGATCAGGCGGTGACGCTTTCGGCGGGCGATATGATGGTCTGGGATGCCTCCTTGCCGTGCCATTTCAAAACCGAAGGGCCGATTAACAAGACCACGCTGTTCATCAGCCGGAAACTGCTTCGCGATATCACGGGATCTGACGCCTTGACGGTTGGTCGCTTGGATGTGTCCGGCGGATGGGGCGCGCTGTTGCGGGACAGGATCCTGTCGCTGCCGCCCGTGCTGAGCGACATGGATCAGGCTGCATTCTCGCGGCTCGGGCGAACCTTGATCGAAGAGGTCGGTTTGCTGGCACAAGGCAATCGCGACGTAACCGCGCCAAGGGACGCTCTTATGGCACGGGTCGACAGCGCAATTGGCAAACACTTGCACGACCCCGATCTGAGCCCCGCTGACATCGCGGCCAGCGTTGGGATATCGGTCCGTTACCTGCACCACCTCTTCGTCGATGAGCCTGATACCTTTCGGGCGAGGCTGATCGCAAAGAGACTTGATGCGATCTCAAGGGTGCTGCGCCAAAGCCCAGAGCGGTCGTCATCTTTGACTCAGGTTGCCTTTGCGCACGGCTTTTCAAGCTCCGCCCATTTTAGCCGCGCCTTCAAACGCCGCTTTGGTGTCAGCCCGAGAGACTGTCGCCACGCGAACTAAGCGTGTCGCACACTATGAGCGAGCTTCTGGGGAATAAGTCGCTAAACTACTGCCCCGCAATGGGTAGGCGTCAAAACGGGCGATGTGTGCTAGCGGGCAGCTGAATTCCTCGCTGGATCCCTAACGTCCAACCATAGCTTTCCTGCCCTATCCCCCCTGAAACAAGTACCCAGGCTCGCTAACCTCATGATCCTGTTCTGCCCAGTCACGATATCGGTCATTCGTCACGACCCTAGGCTATCCCCGTTCCACACACTCCGCCTATGGTTCCCGTTTCAATTCAGACTGAACAGATCGACGATGACGCTTGCGTTGCGGCGTTGACCGGTTCCCACGAAAAGGGTGCGGTTGACCCAGTTGTAGCGCTCGTCTCCGGTTTCCAGCAGGGCGTGGGTGCGCATGTAATAGCTGTCGTGCGGCACGTCCTCGCCTCGGGCAATTGCTGCGATCACCTCGGGCGGGCCATGGCGAAAGCCATAGTTGCGGATCTCGATAGTCGCACCGTCATCGGTTTCCATCGCGTAGCGGGTGTCCAGCTCGGCGGTGCCGTCCCCGAAGATGGTTTGCCAGTCGGCACCAAGGTTCAGGATCGTCCCGTTGACCTTCGGGCCGCTGACCGTACCGCCGATGATCGGGATGATCCGGCGATGACCAGCCCGCCCGGGGCCCATTTCGCGGATCGGACCAAGCTTCACTTCGAGGCGGAAGGCGAATTCAAGTAGGGGCGGGTTCATTTGACCTCCGAGACAGAATAATATGCAGACTGATCAGCGACAGCCCGGCGACAATGCCGACCCACATGACGGGATCGGTCTTCCACATGATGAGCACCGCAAGGAGCAGCCTGCAGGCGATTTCCCAGGCGCGCATCGGGCCACGGTCAAACCGCGCCAGCGCCGACGCCACGAGGTACAGCGCCAGGATCAGCCGCAGCGACAAAAGCCCAAGGGCAGCCAGTTCGACCTCGCCGCTATACCCTTCGATCAGGGTCTTGGCGCCGCTTTCGTCGGTGATCATCACCGCCTCGGGGATCAGCAAAAGCTCGGGGTACCAGGCAAAGATGAAGGGGATCGTGAACATGACGATTCCCACGCGGACGGCGGCAAAGCCGGTGCGCATCGGCTCGGCCCCGGTGATCGAGGCTGCGGCAAAAGCGGCGACGGCGACGGGCGGCGTGATTGCTGATGCGACCGCGAAGTAGAAGACGAACATATGGGCGGTGAAGAAGCTGACGCCAAGGTTGGTGAGCAGCGGCCCCAGCAGCAGGGCCACGTTCACATAGGCCGGAACCGTGGGCATCCCCATGCCCAGCAGGATCGCGCAGAACATGGCGCAGGTCAGCGCCAGCATCAGGTAGACGCCACCGACGATCGGTACTTCTAAGCCAAAGATCCGCAGCACCTGCGCCTTCTCCAGCCAGGAGGTTACGGCGCGCGTCAGCTCTCCGGTCAGGCCGCTTTCGTTCAGGAAGGCCGATATGATCGACACCGCGAACAAGAGCAGGAACAGGCGCGAGATCAGCAGCCCGCCATCAGCCAAGGAGGCAAGGATCTTTGATGGCTTAGCCCGCGTCTCGGGGTCCAGCAACAGCAGCGGGATCAGGACGGCGACCGCCCACCAGCCCGCTGACACGGCGTCGCCAGTCGAATTGGTTATCGTACGGAGGGCCGCGTCCGGCAGGATGGCGGCGAGCAGGCCGCCGCCGATGGCGTCCTTGCTGCCCAGAAGCAGAAACAGGATCGTCGCGATCGGCACGATGATGATGATCAGGTTGTACCAATCCTGCCGGACCATGATCAGGTCGTCGGGGACCTCGCGCATGGCCTCGACCTTCTCGCGCCGGGCCTGGAACATGACGGCCAGGAAGATCGAGAAGAAGAAGAACATCGCGGGCAGGAAGGCGGCGGTGATGACCTTGGTGTAGGGCACCGCCGTCAAAGCCACCAAGACGAAGGCCGCGACCCCCATGACCGGCGGCATGATCTGCCCGCCGGACGAGGCTGCGGCCTCGACCCCGCCGGCGAACTGCGGTGAAAACCCGTTACGGCGCATCATCGGGATTGTCAGGCGACCGGTGGACAGCACGTTGGTCACTGGACCGCCGGTAATGGTGCCGAACATGGCAGAGGATACGATGGCCGCATGCGCGGGCCCGCCGCGCAGGTTGCGCGTGGCCCGCACCGCCAGCTTGATCAGAGATGTGCCGCCCGCCGAGGTGCCGAACAGAGCACCAAGCACCACATAGGGAAAGACCTGGTTCACGACGATGTCCATGAACCGGCCCATGAAGCCGTCAGGGGTCACGAAGACGTTCGTCGCTTTCTGAATCGCGGCGGCAGTCGGATCGCCACCCTCGGCGCCCAGCTTGGTCAGCAGGAAGTTGTTATCCGACAGATCGAAAACCCAGATCAGCGCCGTGCCCACAGTGTACAGCACGACGATGCTGGCCACCGCCACAAGCGGCAGGCCCCAGATGCGAATGTTGTAGAGGAAGAACAGCGTGATGATCGTGAACAGCAGCGGCAGAATCCAGATCCCGAAACGGGCCTGACAGGCGGGCACCTCGGCCTCGAACGAGATGCCGGGGATCGCCCCTGCTGAGCGTTCCGCCGCGTCCTGGATCAGCCGCGCGCGTTCACCGGTGATCTGGTCGATCAGGCAGATGGAATCGATTTCGACCAGAAAGCCGAAGGCGGCAAGAAAGGCCGCGATCACCAGGCCGACATCCAGCATCAGCCCAAACCAGGCGAATTGAGGTTTGTCCAGCTTCCACGCCCGGTAGACGCTGGCATCCAGCGCCACGATCACCATCATCAGCATGAAGACGGGGGGGTAGAAATACTCGGGCGGGAAGTTCGACACCCGGAAGAACGGCCGCCCTGTGACATCCCGCGCCCAATCCTGCAGGCCGGGAATTTCGGGCATGGTGTTGGCCATGCCGACAAAGACCAGCACCAGCGCCAGAAGTATCGCGATGCGCCGGCCAAGCGGCAGGATGATGGATGTCTGAGATGTCATTGCGCACAAGTCCCCAAGGGAGAGGCCGAAAACCAGCCCCTCCATGTTGTTCAGGCAAGTTCAGGCGTTATGGACGCAGGCAATCGGCGACCGTATGGCCCGCCTCTTCAAAGGCGCGGATCGCGCCGGCGTGCATCTTGACCTGCACAGCTCCGCAGGCGCCTTGCGACACGCCGTCGATGTCCCCGAAACTGAGCCGCGAGAACGGACCGCGCGGCGATCCTTCGATGAATCGGCGTTCCCCGTCCAGGTAGGCTTTGGTGATCCGGTAGGCCAGATCCTCGTCCATCGAGGCGTTGACGATCTGCCCGAATGCGGTGGCGTAGGTGTCGAAGGTATCGTCGTCGGTCACGACGGTGATGTCGTTGCCGGCATAGGCGTTGCGGAAATCCTCGACCGGCAGCGAATAGGGTGCGTGGCCGGGCGCCGCAACGATCTGCTGGCCCAGCGTGCTGGCCAGAAGATCGGAGGGGATATCATGCATAGTGATTCCGCCCGCGGCCGCGATGGCGATCTGTCGGCCCGAGGGCAGCCCCTCGGGTGAGGTCCAGGCATCGGCGCCGCCACCGGTGATGGTCGATACCGCGTCGGGCCAGGGGGTCTGGATGCCCTCATAGCCCTCGCCGTCCTTCAATCCTGACAAGAGCTGAACCATGGCCCGGCCCGAGGTCAGCGCGGCGCCGCGCGGCGGGCCGTTCCAGATCCGCAGGCCGTCCAGGGCACGGATGTCCTCGACCGGGTTGTTGTTGTAGTAGGCGAAGATCTGCGCCGACCCTGAATTCCAGAAGATCACCCGCAGGTTTTCGGCCAGCCTAGCGCCATCTTCGGCACCGATACCGCTATAAGGGCCAATGCCGCGGGATAGCAGGAATGGCAGGATCAGCGGCGCGGGGGCCATGTCAAGCTGGCCCTCGGCAACGGCCTGCACCGAATTGGTTAGCGTTGCGCCTTCGGTGATCTGAAGCGTCGCAACGCCCGCACTGTCGAGGATCCCGGCCAGAGTGGTGTCGATGTAATGCGGGGTCGACCCCGGCGTGGTGGTTTCCGCTGTCAGCGTCGCCTGTGCGGTCGCCGCTATGGGCGCGATTGCTAGCGCGGCCCCGATTATCACTGTCTTGATCATACTGTCCTCCCTTGAACCCGTGCCTTCCTCCAAAGGCACGCAGGCCCGGTTTCCCGGAGCCCCACACAAAGGCTTGCAGAAATTATATGACTTGTCACGCAAAATCTTTTTCTCCATGATTTGCCAGATGACCAGATGAGAGGAGAAGCCGTGACCGAACAGGGAAAGATAGACGCCGACCAGGTGCGCGCCCGGATGGAGCGTGAAGGCCTGAACATCTTTTCGCGCCTGCCGGCCGTCTACGCCGCGTCGCGGACCCAGGGCCGCAAGTTCCTCGACCTCGCCGGGGGGCTGTCGATCGTCGAGTGGCGGACACTGTGGGATCTTGTCGAAGCCGGGCCGATGACCATCCGCGATCTTGCCGCGATCCAGCGCGCGGATCATTCGCTGCTCAGCCGCGCCCTGCCGGACATGCGGAAAAAGGGCTACGTCGCCATGCAGCGCAGCAGCCAAGACGCGCGGCAGACCATGGTAGAGATCACGTCGCAAGGGCGTGCCGCCTATGATCGGGCGGCCCCGGTCATGGCCCACCGCCGCGCTGCCCTAAGGGATGTCTTCACGGAAGAGGAAATAGCTGACTTCGCCGGCTACCTCGACCGGCTGGAACAGTTCCTGCGCATTCCGGTCGAACAGCTTGTTGCGGACGGGATTGCACGCAAGGACCCCACAAAGTGACCAAATGCCCCAACGCCCTGTGGATCATGGCGGACTCAGGAGAGTTGTTTCGGACAGATCACCCGCTAGCCTTTCAGCGAGAGCTACGAACCCTCGAAGCCTGACGGACAGTTCTTGGAGCCTATCAGTGGGAAATTGAAACCTACCCTGTTCTAAATGACCGATTCCAGCAGCGGCTGCTGTTTCAGCATCTTCTAGGAGAAGGTCCTGGTTGCCGATCGAATATGCGCAGGTTAGCCCGGACGAAAGCGATGCGGCTCTGCGCAAGCTCAATCGAGCAAAATTACTGTCTCAAGACACAAAAATGTAAACGCCCCTGTAAACGCGGGGGCCCAAACACGGCAAGGAGTGATGTAAGTAATTGTTTTTAAATGGAGGCGAGTACCGGAATCGAACCGGTGTACGCGGATTTGCAAGACTAGGTATCTGTCTGAAAATAAGTGGAATTATGTTTAGATATAAGGCTGAAATGCGGGGAACATTGCGTGAATGTTTAGATCGAAACTTCCCTCTTTCGTAATCCTTCAAGGTGCTGCTTGGCTGCCAAGGAGAACGGATACGTCTTCTGACGTAAGGGCTATGAAATAGCCGCAGGTATTGATCGGGTGCTCGATCTGTCGCACAGTCAGAGGTTGTGATTTCTCTATTCATTCAAAGTGCTTCGTGATGATCAAATTTATCTGGCGTCTTCTCTTTCAAAGCCAAAGAGTGGCCAAACGTCCACCTATAAGGGACTTCGTTCCGCCGCGTGCTGTTCCCGTAAAATCGGCTGCTCCTATTGCGACCCCGACAGACCTTCCAGAGCCTACGCATGAGACGACGCTTTCCGGAAAATGCTATGTTGTTGACGGGGATACAATCAGGATTGGCAAGGTGAGTTTACGCTTGGCTGGGATTGATGCGCCAGAAATGGAACACCCATGGGGCAAGAAAGCCAAGTGGGAGCTTGTTCAGCTTTGTAGAGGGCAGGTGATCACAGCAGAGATCGAACCAGAGCTCTCTTACGATCGTCTGGTCGCAACCTGTTTCCTACCAGACGGGCGCGACTTGAGCGCAGAAATGGTGCGCTTAGGGCTAGCTTTGGACTGGCCAAAGTTTTCAGGCGGAAAATACGCCCATCTTGAGCCCGAAGGCGTGCGTAAAAAACACTGGAAGGCGGCGGCACGCCAAAGAGGGCATATGCAGGTATTCAATAAGTAGGTATTGGCGGCAGTCAGCCCTTTCACGACATTCGTGCTTTGCGTAGCTTCGTCTATACAGAGAGGCCAACGAAACTGGCCTAACTTCCCGAATCTGCCATTCAAAGGGTAATAGCTGTCCAAACAAATGCCGCACCTCCAACCAATGGCCGCGATATGCAGTAACCGCTCTTTGTGAATTCAAATCGTAGCGGCAATGGTCTGCTACGGAACCCCGATTTCAGTTTTTGTCTCTGCCCTAAGCAGCAGCGCTGCTAGGCGTCACCGAAGTTTGTTGATCCAATTCAAACCGTGCCATCAAGCCCGAGAGTTTGGTTGCATCAGCCTGCAACATGTGGCCAGCGGCAGTCGCCTGTTCCACCATTGCGGCGTTTTGTTGGGTCACATTGTCCAGCTGGCTAACACCGGTGTTGATTTCCCCTAGGCCCGTTGATTGCTCAACCGCGCCATTGGCAATGTCTGAAATCAGTTTTGAAATTTCGTTCACCCTTCTGACAATGGTGCCGATGGATTTTCCGGCATCGCCAACCAGGGTAACGCCCTGCTCAACTTGCTTCGAACTCTCGGTGATTAGCACCTTAATCTCAGTCGCTGCATCGGCAGACCGCTGCGCCAATCCGCGTACTTCGGAAGCAACAACCGCAAACCCTTTGCCTGCTTCCCCAGCACGCGCAGCTTCAACACCAGCGTTCAAGGCCAGAAGGTTGGTCTGGAAAGCGATATCATCAATAACACTAATGATCTGCGCAATCTGATCAGAGGAACTCTCAATTGTTGACATCGCTGCAACCGCCTTGGTGACAATTTCACCGCTGCTTTCGGCTTCCTTGCGAGCCTCATCCATGGTGTTTTCAACATTGCGGGCACCATCTGCAGCAGATTTCACCGAGACTGTCATTTCTTCCAAGGCTGCGGCCGTCTCTTCCAGCGTGGCGGCCTGACTTTCGGTCCGATGCGACAGATCATCCGAGGCTTGGCTGACTTCAGTGGCCCCGTTTTTAATGCTCTCACTTGCCCCAACCACCTGTTTCATAGTGTCTTTCAGCGAGACCACCGCTGTGTTGAAGTTCGTGCGTAGCTCTTCGTATTCACCCGGGAAACTCCCACTGATCGTGCAATCCAACCGGCCACGTGCCATCTCACCCAGATGTGACCCTACAGTTTTCACCACATGTTCAGCATCTTGCTGGCTTTTGGTGGCCTTTGCCTGCGCTTCTTCAGCAACAAGGGTCTGCGCGCTTGCTTCTTCTTGCTGGTGTTTAAGCTCAGTATCGGCCGCGATACTTTTGAGCATGCTAAGCAACAAAACGCCCGCTTCCAGCAAAACAATACCTGCGTGCAAAACGGTGCGCTGCAGGTTCGCCATCAAATCACCACTGGGGTACACCATCTTGGGCAACAGAACGCTAAAGGAAATATGGTGCAGCGCGATCAAGACAGTTGCAAAGATCAATGCCCTAGGGTTTGCTAAGGTTGAGACAATGGCAAGAGCCGCAAAGAACATCATATGGGCATCTAGCTGCCAAGCGTGGCCACTCAGCGATGCTGTCAGCAAGATACAGTGGGCCACAAAGCTGAAACTCAACAAGTAGTCTCTTGTTGAGGGAGGCAGGGCCTTTGACACATAGGTAAGAACACCTAGCACCATGCTGAAACCCGCAAAGACCCACCAATTGCCATTGCCATTAAGGTAGAGTGCGGCAACTGCCGGGCCTGGCACCAAGAGCCAACTGGTGATTTGCTGAATGCTACGTTCGTTTGCAAAGATCCCGCTGACGGAACTCGATTTATCCCCGGAGGGTTTCATATTGCGCATATTTCTAAGACTCTTTCACCATCAATAACCAGCCAAGCACCATGCGCGTAAAGCTGGGAAACGCTTTCAGGACTTTCCAGAGCAACCAGAACACCCAAGGGCGCGCGCTCTGGTGCCACTTCTTGCACGCCGGCCTTGTTAGCAATCCATGCGGCATCTCCCCAAGGAGACGCAACAACCAATGCGATGTCTCCAACTTGTGGGCGTGCCTGCATAA from Phaeobacter sp. G2 encodes the following:
- a CDS encoding thermonuclease family protein, with the protein product MIKFIWRLLFQSQRVAKRPPIRDFVPPRAVPVKSAAPIATPTDLPEPTHETTLSGKCYVVDGDTIRIGKVSLRLAGIDAPEMEHPWGKKAKWELVQLCRGQVITAEIEPELSYDRLVATCFLPDGRDLSAEMVRLGLALDWPKFSGGKYAHLEPEGVRKKHWKAAARQRGHMQVFNK
- a CDS encoding DUF3237 domain-containing protein, translated to MNPPLLEFAFRLEVKLGPIREMGPGRAGHRRIIPIIGGTVSGPKVNGTILNLGADWQTIFGDGTAELDTRYAMETDDGATIEIRNYGFRHGPPEVIAAIARGEDVPHDSYYMRTHALLETGDERYNWVNRTLFVGTGQRRNASVIVDLFSLN
- a CDS encoding C4-dicarboxylate ABC transporter substrate-binding protein → MRDKSYNFCKPLCGAPGNRACVPLEEGTGSREDSMIKTVIIGAALAIAPIAATAQATLTAETTTPGSTPHYIDTTLAGILDSAGVATLQITEGATLTNSVQAVAEGQLDMAPAPLILPFLLSRGIGPYSGIGAEDGARLAENLRVIFWNSGSAQIFAYYNNNPVEDIRALDGLRIWNGPPRGAALTSGRAMVQLLSGLKDGEGYEGIQTPWPDAVSTITGGGADAWTSPEGLPSGRQIAIAAAGGITMHDIPSDLLASTLGQQIVAAPGHAPYSLPVEDFRNAYAGNDITVVTDDDTFDTYATAFGQIVNASMDEDLAYRITKAYLDGERRFIEGSPRGPFSRLSFGDIDGVSQGACGAVQVKMHAGAIRAFEEAGHTVADCLRP
- a CDS encoding TRAP transporter fused permease subunit; translated protein: MTSQTSIILPLGRRIAILLALVLVFVGMANTMPEIPGLQDWARDVTGRPFFRVSNFPPEYFYPPVFMLMMVIVALDASVYRAWKLDKPQFAWFGLMLDVGLVIAAFLAAFGFLVEIDSICLIDQITGERARLIQDAAERSAGAIPGISFEAEVPACQARFGIWILPLLFTIITLFFLYNIRIWGLPLVAVASIVVLYTVGTALIWVFDLSDNNFLLTKLGAEGGDPTAAAIQKATNVFVTPDGFMGRFMDIVVNQVFPYVVLGALFGTSAGGTSLIKLAVRATRNLRGGPAHAAIVSSAMFGTITGGPVTNVLSTGRLTIPMMRRNGFSPQFAGGVEAAASSGGQIMPPVMGVAAFVLVALTAVPYTKVITAAFLPAMFFFFSIFLAVMFQARREKVEAMREVPDDLIMVRQDWYNLIIIIVPIATILFLLLGSKDAIGGGLLAAILPDAALRTITNSTGDAVSAGWWAVAVLIPLLLLDPETRAKPSKILASLADGGLLISRLFLLLFAVSIISAFLNESGLTGELTRAVTSWLEKAQVLRIFGLEVPIVGGVYLMLALTCAMFCAILLGMGMPTVPAYVNVALLLGPLLTNLGVSFFTAHMFVFYFAVASAITPPVAVAAFAAASITGAEPMRTGFAAVRVGIVMFTIPFIFAWYPELLLIPEAVMITDESGAKTLIEGYSGEVELAALGLLSLRLILALYLVASALARFDRGPMRAWEIACRLLLAVLIMWKTDPVMWVGIVAGLSLISLHIILSRRSNEPAPT
- a CDS encoding MarR family transcriptional regulator, translating into MTEQGKIDADQVRARMEREGLNIFSRLPAVYAASRTQGRKFLDLAGGLSIVEWRTLWDLVEAGPMTIRDLAAIQRADHSLLSRALPDMRKKGYVAMQRSSQDARQTMVEITSQGRAAYDRAAPVMAHRRAALRDVFTEEEIADFAGYLDRLEQFLRIPVEQLVADGIARKDPTK
- a CDS encoding alpha/beta hydrolase; protein product: MRKDVSFKTEDGTELVGWFYQTEATLAPCIIMAHGFSATKEMHLSGFAETFQNAGMNVLVYDNRNLGSSGGQPRGEIDPDQQIADYRDAITYAQQLDSVDAEQIGIWGSSYSGGHVLVIAAKDRRVKCVVSQVPLVYGLENAQRLVRSDHWAGLRAGFAADRTGRLNGDAPLRLPVVGEKEGDPCALPTDDSREFFFGLSDQDRGAWENDITLRSMELFTEYEPGNWVSRIAPTPLMLVAGRHDHLTPADLTLRAYENAMEPKKLLILDCAHFEAYTDAPFDISAPAQCAWFAEHLGVA
- a CDS encoding helix-turn-helix domain-containing protein, with product MARVDSAIGKHLHDPDLSPADIAASVGISVRYLHHLFVDEPDTFRARLIAKRLDAISRVLRQSPERSSSLTQVAFAHGFSSSAHFSRAFKRRFGVSPRDCRHAN